In one window of Polynucleobacter sp. AM-7D1 DNA:
- a CDS encoding flagellin gives MTVRFSSNQVLDSGVQGMDNALADAMTWNRKVTTGKQYAQASDNAYAVSRGVRLDFDISRLDMFKANQNFVASSHANAQTQMDSLVNEMNSLKQLFVQSQSGALNPTNYKAIKVQAEQILIAMKQQMTAKDGTGNPIFGNTVNQVQIEPNVMVESGVKFTDAFGSGGDLTYPENSEMYLNIQKFVTYLDEKGQNTGLTTQTADQVSAGLNTSFDQLTMAEQRSGGIAAQVDNAKSAMSAFGVQMAAAQSALLDTDMAAATASYTRAQTLLNAAQAMFARLQQSNLFSKL, from the coding sequence ATGACAGTCCGATTTAGTTCAAATCAAGTTTTAGATTCTGGTGTTCAGGGAATGGACAATGCTTTAGCTGATGCTATGACCTGGAATAGGAAGGTAACAACTGGCAAGCAGTATGCTCAGGCATCAGACAATGCTTATGCGGTATCTAGAGGTGTGCGCTTAGATTTTGATATTTCACGCCTAGATATGTTCAAGGCTAATCAAAACTTTGTAGCTAGCTCTCATGCCAATGCTCAAACGCAAATGGATAGCTTGGTGAATGAAATGAATAGCCTAAAGCAGCTATTTGTCCAGTCACAGAGCGGCGCTTTAAATCCAACTAATTACAAGGCCATAAAAGTCCAGGCTGAGCAGATTTTGATTGCTATGAAACAGCAAATGACAGCCAAAGACGGTACTGGCAACCCGATTTTTGGGAATACCGTGAATCAAGTCCAGATTGAGCCTAATGTCATGGTTGAGTCTGGGGTCAAATTTACAGATGCATTTGGATCTGGCGGGGATTTGACCTACCCAGAAAATAGTGAGATGTATCTCAATATTCAGAAATTTGTCACTTATTTGGACGAAAAAGGCCAAAATACGGGCTTAACGACCCAAACAGCAGATCAGGTATCCGCGGGTCTAAATACCTCTTTTGATCAGTTAACAATGGCCGAGCAGCGTAGCGGTGGGATAGCTGCCCAGGTCGATAATGCCAAATCAGCCATGTCGGCATTTGGGGTTCAAATGGCGGCCGCTCAGTCCGCACTTTTAGATACTGACATGGCGGCAGCCACAGCGTCTTATACTAGAGCCCAAACCTTGTTAAACGCTGCTCAGGCAATGTTTGCTAGACTGCAACAAAGTAACTTATTTTCAAAACTATAA
- the flgG gene encoding flagellar basal-body rod protein FlgG, with the protein MLRSLWIAKTGMDSQQFNLDVITNNLANSSTTAFKRVQPMFQDLLYTTLRSAGSASNAQNLLPTGLQIGAGAAVTSTERNNIQGGLIQTGNQLDVAIQGNGFFQIQLADGTLAYTRNGQFSKSATGQIVTQAGNVVAGGGVIPANATSITINQAGLVQYTLQGNTNAIQAGQLTMANFINPAGLQALGGGNFIPTPASGTAQNNIAGSNGMGTTNQYYIEQSNVNVAEELVNLIAAQRAYEINTRAVTASDQILQRVSNMGQ; encoded by the coding sequence ATGTTACGTTCCTTATGGATAGCAAAAACAGGTATGGACTCTCAGCAGTTCAACCTGGACGTTATTACTAATAACTTAGCGAACTCGTCGACTACCGCTTTTAAGCGTGTACAGCCGATGTTTCAAGATCTGCTCTACACCACATTACGTTCTGCAGGTTCTGCATCAAATGCACAGAACTTGTTGCCAACCGGCTTGCAAATTGGTGCAGGTGCCGCTGTCACATCTACAGAGAGAAATAATATTCAGGGTGGATTGATTCAAACAGGTAATCAATTGGATGTAGCGATTCAAGGAAATGGCTTCTTCCAGATTCAGCTGGCGGATGGAACATTAGCCTACACACGAAATGGTCAGTTCAGCAAGAGCGCAACTGGTCAAATTGTTACTCAGGCAGGTAACGTTGTGGCTGGTGGTGGAGTCATACCAGCAAATGCAACATCCATCACGATTAACCAAGCTGGTTTAGTTCAGTACACATTGCAGGGTAATACCAATGCAATTCAGGCCGGCCAGTTGACGATGGCTAACTTTATTAACCCAGCTGGTTTACAAGCTCTTGGCGGCGGAAACTTTATTCCTACGCCTGCATCAGGTACCGCACAAAATAACATCGCTGGATCAAATGGTATGGGTACAACAAACCAATACTACATTGAGCAGTCGAACGTAAACGTTGCCGAAGAATTAGTTAATTTGATTGCAGCGCAACGTGCATATGAAATTAATACCCGCGCAGTAACAGCATCTGATCAGATATTGCAGCGCGTAAGCAATATGGGTCAGTAA
- a CDS encoding flagellar basal body rod C-terminal domain-containing protein, with the protein MGIYSLTDSAMAGLNIAQAGILTTSQNVAGTSVEGYSRRNANAIMDSLAPNSLMLNGSSFAVEGFTRHYSSLIGSQLLIQQSKSSYSDTLVQYTNSVDSLVADKSTGLNTAISNFFNAMGAYAADPTNKAMAGAITGTAKEVAQRMTGMSTLVNQIQSDARTALTDTVAQVNTILPALADINQKIVDGNSPGVSAPSADLLDERDRLLSKLQQLVGGQSLINSDGTATQLVAGMPLVERSIANKVTINADQEHVALTFNLQNGPTKGVLTTVQTLDGGQAGALLELSNNFVPTVQKRLDTIAMGLVKVANSAAQSSSGVATNLAIFGFKVADKTYSSLATNDLSGNLPTIENENDLLDLYSSLGNAISSNSAVKVGSLVGTYTSISSLTAGSNTLAGDYTLTKVGTNQLNISDSSGKNQTVSLITSVSGGLQTVDFNQLGITLQLENFSPALSAVSSSSVVKDGATVGAQTISNMEVENNVQSGTYTFSYSGSQVTLTSSNGGSQTLTLVDGTSAGQTLNFTQMGISFSMADTGSPVETAATIAATLNAKTITLVNAEDSQATIATALDGLKVKVSGMGNPLVNYGFSAANFISLAPTNFASYYNGNTPLISSEKANATQQMSAVFGSSISNLVNEVGVQVATWKNGQKADSVVLANLKAQRDSVSGVNLDEEAANLLKYQQLYTASTKVLQAGNQMFSTLLSIMN; encoded by the coding sequence ATGGGAATCTATTCCTTAACCGATTCAGCAATGGCTGGCTTGAATATTGCTCAAGCGGGAATATTGACGACTTCACAAAACGTAGCGGGTACCAGCGTTGAGGGTTACTCACGCCGCAATGCCAATGCCATCATGGATTCATTGGCGCCAAATTCATTAATGCTCAATGGATCAAGCTTTGCGGTTGAGGGTTTTACACGTCATTACTCATCCCTCATTGGCTCACAACTCTTAATTCAGCAATCTAAATCAAGCTATTCAGATACATTAGTTCAGTACACGAATTCAGTCGACAGTTTGGTTGCCGATAAATCAACCGGCTTAAATACTGCTATTAGTAATTTCTTTAATGCGATGGGTGCTTACGCGGCAGACCCAACGAATAAAGCGATGGCTGGCGCCATTACAGGTACTGCAAAAGAGGTAGCTCAGCGCATGACTGGCATGAGCACGTTAGTGAACCAGATTCAGAGCGATGCGCGTACTGCGCTGACTGATACTGTTGCTCAAGTCAATACCATCTTGCCAGCATTGGCAGACATTAATCAAAAAATTGTTGATGGAAATAGTCCTGGCGTGAGTGCGCCTTCTGCCGACCTATTAGATGAGCGTGATCGCTTGTTAAGTAAGTTGCAGCAATTAGTTGGTGGTCAAAGTCTAATTAATTCTGATGGCACAGCAACGCAGTTGGTTGCCGGCATGCCGCTAGTTGAAAGATCAATAGCAAACAAGGTCACTATAAACGCCGATCAAGAACATGTTGCCTTAACTTTCAATTTACAAAATGGACCCACAAAAGGGGTGCTCACTACCGTTCAAACTTTGGATGGTGGTCAAGCTGGTGCCTTGCTCGAGTTAAGTAATAACTTTGTGCCTACAGTGCAAAAACGCCTCGATACGATTGCAATGGGGTTGGTTAAAGTGGCAAATAGTGCTGCTCAAAGCAGTTCGGGTGTAGCAACTAATTTAGCAATCTTTGGATTTAAGGTTGCAGACAAAACCTATTCAAGTTTGGCAACCAATGATTTATCGGGAAATTTGCCAACGATTGAAAATGAAAACGATCTCTTGGATTTATACAGCAGCTTGGGCAATGCAATATCTTCCAATAGCGCAGTAAAAGTTGGGAGCCTAGTTGGTACCTATACAAGCATTAGCTCTTTGACTGCAGGATCAAATACCTTGGCTGGTGATTACACATTAACCAAGGTAGGCACAAATCAGCTCAATATTTCCGATAGCTCTGGTAAGAATCAAACGGTCTCTTTGATCACCAGTGTCTCAGGTGGCCTTCAGACAGTTGACTTTAATCAATTGGGCATCACATTGCAGTTGGAAAATTTCAGTCCAGCATTAAGCGCAGTCAGCTCTAGCAGTGTCGTTAAAGATGGGGCTACAGTTGGAGCGCAGACAATTTCCAATATGGAAGTGGAAAATAATGTTCAGTCTGGAACTTACACATTTAGCTACAGTGGTAGTCAAGTTACGTTGACCAGTAGCAATGGCGGTAGTCAAACACTGACGCTGGTCGATGGTACTTCTGCTGGTCAAACTTTAAACTTCACTCAAATGGGAATCTCATTTTCCATGGCAGATACAGGTAGTCCTGTTGAAACAGCGGCAACTATTGCGGCAACACTGAATGCCAAAACAATTACTTTGGTAAATGCTGAGGACTCACAGGCAACCATTGCTACAGCTTTAGATGGCCTCAAAGTGAAGGTCAGCGGCATGGGAAATCCTTTGGTGAATTATGGTTTCAGTGCTGCCAACTTTATCTCACTAGCACCGACTAATTTTGCTAGTTACTACAATGGAAATACACCACTCATTAGTTCTGAGAAGGCGAATGCCACTCAGCAGATGAGCGCTGTTTTTGGCAGCTCGATCTCCAATCTGGTAAATGAAGTGGGCGTTCAAGTTGCAACCTGGAAGAACGGTCAAAAAGCCGATTCAGTTGTCCTTGCCAATCTAAAGGCTCAAAGAGATTCCGTATCGGGAGTGAACTTGGATGAAGAGGCTGCCAATTTATTGAAATACCAGCAGCTTTACACCGCCTCAACAAAAGTGCTGCAGGCAGGCAATCAAATGTTCTCAACCCTTTTATCCATCATGAACTAA
- a CDS encoding flagellar hook-basal body complex protein — translation MGYGIGLSGLKSASEAIDVTSNNISNAQTVGYKSGEYVFSDQFFRAQDPQSVDRAGMGSYRMAIRRTGSYGTVVNSQNPLDMAITGPGMFMLAKTIDGTVPTENPTKFQFTRNGQFAVDNENRIVNQNGMYLVGYPADASGAIISSAKSVMILDRTPLAQQATKNSEIHLNLDNRVDPITGNAFNTTEPTSYSQSTSQTVYDDKGTAHTLSVYYKKMHSAELELTGNGTGTTFTFSPKQELSTTLSGEQTNLIASSSKALAAAGGTTETISNAVLTYVSGGSEKLDTVIGGLGGITAGSGYTNGTYNGVALSGGSGSGATANITVSGNKVTAVTLVNQGVGYAANDLLGVTPNLVGGTGTGFSIPVTTIQTNRIGVLGAIGGSGGANYVNGETVTLTGGAGSSGATATVAVNGSGAVTGVTLTNPGTGYIAGEVLTIVGATGTGATIAVSSLRAGVKALGAVTSGSGYTDGIYEDVPLTGSSTGTGAKATIVVSAGAIVKTTLTDSGSGYLNTDTLSVAANSIGGTGSGFSVPVSSVNTAIAGGEGTRGATYNLRLKDGTNLSVTQISEAGNGTPKYTVNVDRYAVFATLDGNPVGQDAAATGLSTVKIGGILTNEQTSLGTVAFVGGKNIDSLSRDAFGTPQFDTQFKIDASGGTGSGWGQTTNGGVVQFTLKSTDMTAYSSAGQTYGNSQDGSATSQLASYNVDSSGRLTAQYDNGSSVVKGQLILAYFNNLEGLIPNGNNTYEASQSSGEPLLSFPGDGTLGAIRSKAVEQSNVDLTEELVRLMVLQRQYSAVSQATKVMAATLIDDAINIGR, via the coding sequence ATGGGATACGGAATCGGATTATCAGGATTAAAGTCAGCTTCAGAGGCAATTGACGTTACCAGTAATAACATCTCCAATGCGCAGACAGTTGGCTACAAGTCCGGCGAATATGTGTTCTCGGATCAGTTCTTTAGAGCACAAGATCCACAGTCAGTAGACCGTGCCGGTATGGGCTCATATCGTATGGCGATTCGTCGTACTGGCAGTTACGGCACAGTTGTAAATTCGCAAAATCCTTTGGATATGGCGATTACTGGCCCAGGCATGTTTATGTTGGCAAAGACAATTGATGGAACTGTGCCTACCGAAAATCCAACAAAGTTTCAATTTACTCGCAATGGTCAGTTTGCAGTGGATAACGAAAATCGCATCGTTAATCAAAACGGTATGTATTTAGTTGGCTATCCAGCAGATGCGTCAGGTGCAATTATTTCTAGCGCGAAGTCAGTAATGATTCTGGATAGGACACCACTTGCTCAGCAAGCAACTAAAAATTCAGAAATTCATTTGAATTTGGACAATCGCGTTGATCCAATTACTGGAAATGCTTTTAATACAACCGAACCTACAAGCTATAGCCAATCGACATCACAAACTGTATACGACGATAAGGGAACCGCACATACTCTCTCCGTGTATTACAAAAAGATGCATTCAGCAGAGTTAGAGCTAACAGGAAATGGAACTGGAACGACATTTACGTTCTCACCAAAGCAAGAGCTATCAACAACATTATCTGGTGAACAAACAAACTTAATTGCTTCAAGTTCAAAAGCATTGGCTGCAGCTGGCGGTACTACAGAAACCATTTCTAATGCAGTGCTAACTTACGTAAGTGGCGGTTCAGAAAAACTAGATACTGTTATTGGCGGCTTAGGTGGAATTACTGCTGGCTCTGGCTATACAAATGGAACCTATAACGGGGTTGCATTATCTGGCGGCTCAGGATCAGGCGCGACAGCAAACATCACAGTTTCCGGCAATAAGGTCACAGCAGTAACGTTGGTAAATCAAGGTGTGGGTTATGCGGCCAATGATCTACTTGGAGTAACGCCAAACTTAGTGGGTGGCACAGGAACTGGATTCTCAATCCCTGTAACAACAATTCAGACAAACCGAATTGGAGTATTGGGTGCCATAGGTGGCTCCGGTGGCGCAAATTATGTCAATGGAGAGACCGTTACTTTAACTGGCGGCGCTGGTTCATCAGGTGCGACGGCAACAGTTGCTGTAAACGGTTCTGGTGCCGTAACAGGAGTAACTCTTACCAATCCTGGAACAGGCTATATTGCTGGAGAGGTGCTGACAATCGTTGGTGCAACAGGTACAGGTGCAACAATCGCAGTAAGCTCATTGCGTGCTGGAGTTAAAGCGCTTGGTGCAGTTACGAGTGGTTCTGGTTATACAGATGGTATCTATGAGGATGTTCCTTTAACAGGTTCATCAACGGGTACTGGTGCTAAGGCAACCATTGTGGTTTCTGCTGGTGCCATTGTGAAGACTACTTTGACTGATTCAGGAAGTGGCTATCTCAATACAGATACATTATCAGTTGCTGCGAATTCAATCGGTGGAACAGGTAGCGGATTCTCAGTACCAGTTTCTTCAGTGAATACGGCAATCGCAGGTGGTGAGGGCACAAGGGGTGCAACATATAACCTACGATTGAAAGATGGTACAAATTTATCAGTTACGCAAATTAGCGAAGCTGGAAATGGTACGCCTAAATATACTGTTAACGTAGATCGTTATGCAGTGTTTGCAACTTTAGACGGAAACCCTGTAGGCCAAGATGCTGCTGCAACTGGTTTATCTACTGTAAAAATCGGCGGTATTTTGACTAATGAACAAACTTCATTAGGTACCGTTGCGTTTGTGGGTGGTAAGAATATCGACTCACTATCAAGAGATGCATTTGGTACACCTCAGTTTGATACTCAATTTAAGATTGATGCTAGTGGTGGTACAGGTTCTGGCTGGGGTCAAACTACTAATGGTGGTGTAGTTCAATTCACATTGAAGAGTACTGACATGACCGCATACTCATCCGCAGGTCAGACATACGGTAATAGCCAAGATGGATCAGCTACCTCACAGCTAGCTTCATATAACGTAGATTCTAGCGGCCGCTTAACAGCTCAGTATGACAACGGCAGTTCAGTCGTTAAGGGTCAGTTGATATTGGCTTACTTCAATAATCTTGAAGGATTAATCCCGAACGGTAACAATACTTATGAGGCATCACAGTCATCCGGAGAGCCATTATTAAGCTTCCCCGGCGATGGTACTTTAGGCGCAATTCGTTCAAAAGCAGTTGAGCAATCAAACGTCGACCTTACAGAAGAATTGGTGAGATTGATGGTGTTGCAACGTCAATATTCTGCGGTATCACAAGCAACTAAAGTAATGGCAGCTACATTGATTGATGATGCTATCAACATTGGTCGTTAA
- a CDS encoding flagellar basal body L-ring protein FlgH produces the protein MKLFKAHRRLSVSVLSAIILGGCASADRPSLLTTPSSARPRPIQETSANMGSLYPANSGGPYVNAVSHRPLFEDRRARNVGDTLTVVLNETTSAAKNSGMSAARKANAAMDFTNSGTPPFQPYLNLGKIGNFTGSGDIKSEGTGASAASNTFAGTITVTVVEILSNGNLVVAGEKQVAVSNEEEIIRFGGVVNPNTLVFNQVSSQQVADARIEYRGRGATDDTQGTGWFTRLMLKLAPF, from the coding sequence ATGAAATTATTTAAAGCTCATCGCAGACTTTCAGTTTCAGTACTGAGCGCCATTATTTTAGGTGGTTGTGCCAGCGCTGATCGTCCATCACTGCTGACAACACCATCATCTGCAAGGCCAAGACCAATTCAGGAAACCTCTGCAAATATGGGGAGCTTATATCCAGCAAATTCCGGCGGCCCCTATGTGAACGCGGTGAGCCATCGCCCTCTATTTGAAGATCGCCGTGCCCGCAATGTAGGGGACACACTAACTGTTGTATTGAATGAGACAACGAGTGCAGCAAAGAACTCGGGAATGTCTGCTGCACGAAAAGCAAATGCAGCAATGGATTTTACTAATTCTGGAACCCCTCCCTTTCAGCCATATTTAAACTTAGGCAAGATAGGTAACTTCACAGGCTCAGGTGATATTAAGTCTGAAGGCACTGGTGCCAGCGCAGCAAGTAATACATTCGCAGGCACGATTACAGTGACGGTTGTCGAGATTCTCTCCAACGGTAATTTGGTGGTTGCTGGCGAGAAGCAAGTTGCCGTGAGTAACGAAGAAGAGATTATTCGTTTTGGCGGTGTAGTCAACCCAAATACATTGGTCTTTAATCAAGTTTCTTCACAGCAAGTGGCTGATGCACGAATTGAATATCGTGGACGTGGTGCTACGGATGACACTCAAGGTACCGGTTGGTTTACAAGGTTGATGTTAAAGCTCGCACCATTCTGA
- a CDS encoding flagellar basal body P-ring protein FlgI — MYLTNLKKQALALLCIGAMSTNCFADRIKDFADIAGQRSNQLVGYGLVVGLDGTGDQTTQTPFTLQSVLQMIGVLGVTIPQGGGQTQLRNTAAVMVTADFPALARPGQQIDVTVSSLGNATSLKGGTLVMTPLKAADGQVYAQGQGNIVIGGARAATGGAATSVNHLNAGRIPSGGLIEKAVPSLLADEFLQIDLHRADFALMQKTTEAIGRRFGLGTALPVDARSLNVRVPVEPLRRTAFMAALQDLEVQMVSGPARVILNSRSGSVVMNQAVQLSPSAVAHGNLTVKVQQSPTISQPLPFSRGQTAVASQDTATISDSGKENSLISVPPGASLDQVVKALNMLGATPQDLISILQSLKSAGALRAELEVI, encoded by the coding sequence ATGTACCTAACCAATCTTAAAAAGCAAGCGCTTGCATTGCTGTGTATTGGTGCAATGTCTACCAACTGCTTTGCGGATCGCATTAAAGATTTTGCCGATATTGCTGGACAACGTTCCAACCAATTGGTGGGTTATGGTTTGGTGGTTGGTCTAGATGGTACCGGTGACCAAACAACACAAACTCCATTTACCTTACAAAGTGTTTTGCAGATGATTGGTGTGTTGGGTGTAACCATCCCTCAGGGCGGTGGTCAAACTCAATTACGTAATACTGCTGCCGTCATGGTCACTGCAGATTTTCCAGCGCTGGCACGTCCAGGTCAGCAAATTGATGTGACAGTGTCATCCCTAGGTAACGCAACCAGTCTTAAGGGCGGTACTTTGGTAATGACCCCGCTAAAAGCTGCAGACGGACAGGTTTACGCTCAAGGCCAGGGAAATATTGTGATTGGTGGTGCGAGAGCTGCAACCGGCGGAGCCGCAACATCAGTGAATCACTTGAATGCAGGCCGCATCCCATCTGGTGGTTTGATTGAAAAAGCGGTACCTTCGTTACTTGCAGATGAATTTTTACAAATTGACTTACATCGTGCTGATTTTGCTTTGATGCAAAAAACGACAGAGGCAATTGGTAGAAGATTTGGCCTTGGAACAGCATTACCAGTTGATGCGCGCTCCTTAAATGTTCGCGTTCCTGTGGAGCCATTACGTAGAACTGCATTTATGGCTGCCCTACAAGATTTGGAAGTGCAGATGGTGAGTGGTCCCGCTAGAGTGATTCTCAATTCACGATCTGGATCAGTTGTGATGAATCAAGCAGTGCAATTGTCACCATCCGCTGTAGCGCATGGCAACCTGACTGTAAAAGTGCAACAGAGCCCAACAATTAGTCAGCCGCTACCATTCAGTCGTGGGCAGACGGCAGTAGCCTCACAAGATACTGCAACGATTAGCGATAGTGGAAAAGAAAATAGCTTGATTTCTGTGCCACCAGGAGCATCCTTGGATCAGGTTGTAAAAGCACTTAATATGCTTGGGGCAACGCCTCAGGATCTGATTTCCATATTGCAGTCATTGAAGTCTGCAGGAGCTCTAAGGGCGGAGTTAGAGGTTATTTAA
- a CDS encoding flagellar basal body rod protein FlgF — MINRYAYTSMTGATASTQQLAVTSNNLANSLTPGFREVISAFRAVPLKGDGVPFTGNGADTRVFSVETTPGSNFTQGQLQTTGNALDVAIKGDGMFTVRRPDGQEAYTRAGKFMVNETGMLMIGKDIPVVGAGGTITIPIGATVQIAEDGAVYTQLPGTQFLNQAGKLKLVNPNTNDLVRAADGLFDLPGQQAAADPLVRIVQGAFEMSNNNPTLAMVQMIDQSRMFDLNSRSITFADQNARSATTLLSLSRA; from the coding sequence ATGATCAATCGTTACGCATACACCTCTATGACCGGAGCAACTGCTTCTACACAGCAGTTGGCGGTGACCTCGAATAACTTGGCAAATTCATTAACGCCAGGTTTTCGTGAGGTGATCAGCGCATTTCGTGCGGTACCTCTAAAAGGTGATGGTGTGCCATTTACTGGTAACGGTGCTGATACGAGAGTATTTTCGGTTGAGACAACACCTGGTAGTAATTTCACACAAGGCCAATTGCAAACGACTGGAAATGCTTTGGATGTGGCAATTAAAGGTGACGGCATGTTTACTGTTCGTCGCCCAGATGGTCAAGAAGCCTACACCAGAGCTGGTAAGTTCATGGTCAATGAAACAGGTATGTTGATGATTGGCAAAGATATACCAGTGGTGGGTGCCGGTGGCACTATCACGATTCCGATTGGAGCTACAGTTCAAATTGCTGAAGATGGTGCTGTATATACCCAGTTACCTGGAACACAGTTCTTGAATCAAGCTGGAAAATTAAAATTGGTAAACCCAAATACCAATGATCTAGTGCGAGCAGCCGATGGACTATTCGACCTCCCTGGCCAACAGGCAGCAGCTGATCCATTGGTTAGGATTGTGCAAGGCGCATTCGAAATGAGTAATAACAATCCGACTTTGGCAATGGTGCAAATGATTGATCAGAGTCGGATGTTTGATTTAAATAGCCGTTCAATTACCTTTGCAGACCAAAACGCAAGATCAGCAACAACTTTGCTATCACTGTCACGAGCTTAA